A stretch of Kryptolebias marmoratus isolate JLee-2015 linkage group LG24, ASM164957v2, whole genome shotgun sequence DNA encodes these proteins:
- the smim7 gene encoding small integral membrane protein 7 — translation MLGDLLIFGTLLVNAGAVLNFKLKRKESQGFGDESGAPTTGDNIREFLLSLRYFRIFIALWNVFIMFCMVLLFGS, via the exons ATGCTCGGGGATCTGCTAATTTTCGG GACTTTACTGGTGAACGCGGGGGCCGTGCTGAACTTCAAGCT GAAGAGGAAAGAGTCGCAGGGTTTTGGAGATGAGTCCGGAGCTCCAACAACAG GCGACAACATCAGAGAGTTCCTGCTCAGCCTGCGGTACTTTAGGATCTTCATCGCGCTGTGGAACGTCTTCATCATGTTCTGCATGGTGTT ATTGTTTGGATCATGA
- the tmem38a gene encoding trimeric intracellular cation channel type A, with translation MENVLAVLNLGDLAHAFSKMGMFPVFDLAYYIVSILYLKYEPGSVEVSRRSPVASWLCAMLYCFGSYILADIMLGSSPLDYFQHNSHILLASAVWYLIFYCPLNLFYKCVAFLPVKMVLVGLKEVVRVRKIAAGVHHAHHAYHHGFFIMVIVGYVKGSGVALMSNFEQLLRGVWRPETNEILSMSFPTKASLYGAILFTLQEAHWLPVSKSTLILVFTLFMATCKVVMTARHSHGSPFALIESWVCHLLFGSPLCGDEDNHHPPAAVPSSPLKTKEELSEGARKRKAKKAE, from the exons ATGGAGAACGTGCTGGCAGTTCTTAATCTGGGCGATTTAGCCCACGCTTTCTCCAAAATGGGAATGTTTCCCGTGTTTGACCTGGCTTATTACATCGTTTCCATCCTCTACCTCAAATATGAGCCAG GCTCCGTGGAGGTTTCTCGCAGGAGTCCCGTGGCCTCTTGGCTCTGCGCCATGCTCTACTGCTTCGGTAGTTACATCCTGGCAGACATCATGCTCGGGAGCAGCCCTTTAGACTATTTCCAACACAACAGCCACATCCTGCTGGCCTCAGCTGTCTG GTATCTGATCTTTTACTGCCCTCTGAACCTCTTCTACAAATGCGTGGCCTTCCTGCCGGTCAAAATGGTGCTGGTGGGCCTGAAGGAGGTCGTCCGCGTTCGCAAGATCGCCGCAGGTGTTCACCACGCCCACCACGCCTACCATCACGGCTTCTTCATCATGGTGATCGTTGGATATGTCAAAG GATCTGGAGTGGCTCTTATGTCCAATTTTGAGCAGCTGCTCCGCGGTGTGTGGAGGCCCGAGACCAACGAGATCCTCAGCATGTcatt CCCGACTAAAGCCAGTCTGTACGGAGCCATCCTCTTCACCCTGCAGGAGGCCCACTGGCTGCCAGTGTCCAAGAGCACCCTCATCCTCGTCTTCACCCTCTTCATGGCCACGTGCAAG GTGGTGATGACCGCCCGGCACTCTCATGGCTCCCCCTTCGCCCTCATTGAGTCCTGGGTTTGTCACCTGCTGTTCGGCTCTCCTCTCTGCGGCGATGAGGACAACCATCACCCTCCCGCCGCCGTCCCGTCTTCTCCTCTCAAAACCAAGGAGGAGCTGAGCGAAGGCGCCCGCAAGAGGAAGGCCAAGAAGGCTGAGTAA